From Bacillus basilensis, a single genomic window includes:
- the dnaX gene encoding DNA polymerase III subunit gamma/tau, whose amino-acid sequence MSYQALYRTWRPQKFEDVVGQKHVTKTLQNALLQEKVSHAYLFSGPRGTGKTTIAKVFAKAINCEHAPVAEPCNECPSCLGITQGSISDVLEIDAASNNGVDEIRDIRDKVKYAPSAVEYKVYIIDEVHMLSMGAFNALLKTLEEPPGHVIFILATTEPHKIPPTIISRCQRFEFRKISVNDIVERLSTVVTNEGTQVEDEALQIVARAAEGGMRDALSLIDQAISYSDETVTTEDVLAVTGSVSQQYLGNLVECIRENDVSRALRIIDEMMGKGKDPVRFMEDFIYYYRDMLLYQTSPQLEHMLERVMVDEQFRMLSEEMQPEAIYEIIHTLSKGQQEMKWTNHPRIFLEVVMVQLCQQFMMQANGADRLQAIMNRMQQLEKELEQVKKNGVPAGVQQEVRETRAAPKPVRTGSMKIPVGRVNEVLKQAKRQDLEQLKAVWGELLGRLKAYNKVAFAVLLENSEPVAASDDTYVLAFQYEIHCKMASENREAMDTVEQALFELLSKRLNMIAIPKSEWGKIREDFLQREGGNSEESPEKKEDPLIEEAVKLVGQELIEIKE is encoded by the coding sequence GTGTCATACCAAGCGTTATACCGAACATGGAGACCGCAAAAATTTGAAGATGTAGTCGGTCAAAAGCACGTCACAAAAACGTTGCAAAATGCCCTTCTTCAAGAGAAAGTTTCACATGCGTATTTATTTTCTGGCCCGAGGGGAACAGGGAAAACGACAATTGCAAAAGTATTTGCAAAAGCAATCAACTGTGAACATGCTCCGGTAGCTGAGCCTTGTAATGAATGTCCCTCTTGTTTAGGGATTACGCAAGGATCTATTTCAGATGTATTAGAAATTGATGCGGCTTCAAATAACGGTGTAGATGAAATCCGAGATATTAGAGATAAAGTAAAATATGCTCCAAGTGCTGTAGAATATAAAGTATACATTATTGATGAAGTCCACATGCTTTCCATGGGTGCCTTCAATGCGCTTTTAAAAACGTTAGAAGAGCCGCCAGGACATGTCATCTTTATTTTGGCAACAACAGAACCGCATAAGATACCACCTACAATCATTTCACGTTGTCAGCGTTTCGAATTCCGAAAAATATCAGTAAATGATATTGTTGAGAGATTATCGACGGTTGTGACCAATGAAGGTACGCAAGTAGAAGATGAGGCGTTACAAATTGTTGCGCGTGCCGCTGAAGGTGGTATGCGTGATGCGCTTAGTCTTATTGATCAGGCGATATCTTATAGTGATGAGACAGTTACAACAGAAGATGTATTAGCTGTAACAGGTTCTGTTTCTCAGCAATACTTAGGCAACTTAGTAGAATGTATACGTGAAAATGATGTATCAAGAGCATTACGTATCATAGATGAGATGATGGGGAAAGGGAAAGATCCTGTTCGCTTCATGGAGGATTTCATTTACTATTATCGTGATATGCTTTTATATCAAACTTCACCACAACTGGAACATATGTTGGAACGAGTAATGGTAGATGAGCAATTCCGGATGTTAAGTGAAGAAATGCAACCGGAAGCAATCTATGAAATCATTCATACTCTTAGTAAAGGACAACAGGAAATGAAGTGGACAAATCATCCGCGAATTTTCTTAGAAGTTGTTATGGTACAACTGTGTCAACAGTTTATGATGCAAGCAAACGGTGCAGATCGTTTACAAGCAATTATGAACAGGATGCAGCAATTGGAGAAAGAGTTAGAACAAGTCAAAAAGAATGGTGTGCCGGCTGGTGTGCAGCAGGAAGTCAGAGAGACACGTGCAGCACCAAAGCCAGTGCGGACAGGTAGTATGAAGATTCCTGTTGGACGCGTAAATGAAGTATTAAAGCAAGCAAAGCGTCAAGATTTAGAACAATTAAAGGCTGTATGGGGTGAGTTGCTAGGAAGACTCAAAGCATACAACAAAGTAGCGTTTGCTGTTTTGTTAGAAAATAGTGAACCGGTAGCGGCTTCGGATGATACTTACGTTTTAGCGTTTCAATATGAGATTCACTGTAAAATGGCAAGCGAAAATCGAGAAGCTATGGATACAGTGGAACAAGCTTTATTTGAATTGCTAAGTAAAAGATTAAATATGATTGCCATTCCAAAAAGTGAATGGGGTAAAATCCGTGAAGATTTTTTACAGCGTGAAGGTGGGAATTCTGAAGAAAGCCCAGAGAAGAAAGAAGATCCTCTTATAGAAGAGGCAGTAAAATTAGTAGGGCAAGAACTTATTGAAATAAAAGAGTAA
- a CDS encoding YbaB/EbfC family nucleoid-associated protein: MRGGMGNMNNMMKQMQKMQKDMAKAQEELGEKTVEGTAGGGMITVIANGHKQILEVKVKEEVVDPEDIEMLQDLVLAATNDALKKADELSNSTMGKFTKGLNLPGGMF, encoded by the coding sequence ATGCGTGGCGGAATGGGAAATATGAATAACATGATGAAACAAATGCAAAAAATGCAAAAAGATATGGCAAAAGCGCAAGAAGAACTTGGCGAAAAGACAGTTGAAGGTACAGCTGGCGGCGGTATGATTACAGTTATTGCAAATGGTCATAAGCAAATTCTTGAAGTGAAAGTTAAAGAGGAAGTTGTAGATCCAGAAGATATCGAAATGTTACAAGACTTAGTGTTAGCTGCAACGAATGATGCGCTTAAAAAAGCTGATGAACTTTCAAACTCTACAATGGGTAAATTTACAAAAGGCTTAAACTTACCAGGTGGAATGTTCTAG
- the recR gene encoding recombination protein RecR has translation MHYPEPISKLIDSFMKLPGIGPKTAVRLAFFVLDMKEDDVLGFAKALVNAKRDLAYCSVCGHITDRDPCYICNDSHRDQSVVCVVQEPKDVIAMEKMKEYQGVYHVLRGAISPMEGIGPEDINIPQLLKRLHDETVQEVILATNPNIEGEATAMYISRLLKPTGIKVTRIAHGLPVGGDLEYADEVTLSKALEGRREV, from the coding sequence ATGCATTATCCAGAACCAATATCAAAACTAATTGATAGTTTTATGAAATTGCCAGGAATCGGACCGAAAACAGCGGTTCGGTTGGCATTTTTCGTATTAGATATGAAAGAAGACGATGTGTTAGGTTTTGCGAAAGCACTTGTAAATGCGAAGCGAGACTTAGCATATTGTTCTGTATGCGGGCATATTACTGACCGTGATCCTTGTTATATTTGTAACGATTCACATCGAGATCAATCAGTTGTTTGTGTCGTGCAAGAACCGAAAGATGTAATCGCAATGGAAAAAATGAAAGAGTATCAAGGTGTATATCATGTGTTACGCGGTGCTATTTCTCCAATGGAGGGAATTGGACCGGAAGACATTAATATCCCGCAACTTTTAAAGCGACTGCACGATGAAACGGTACAAGAAGTGATATTAGCAACAAATCCTAATATTGAAGGGGAAGCTACAGCGATGTATATATCCCGCCTCTTAAAGCCGACAGGTATTAAAGTAACTCGTATTGCACATGGTCTGCCAGTTGGTGGAGATTTAGAATATGCAGATGAAGTGACACTGTCGAAAGCGTTAGAAGGTCGTAGAGAAGTATAA
- a CDS encoding YaaL family protein, whose product MFFQKKGKLRKEYDDKLIVLLEKVKNEWLRQKRMVEQSVEPSQDVLCSLKIAEAKYFFLLKEAKRRPVKMEQW is encoded by the coding sequence ATGTTCTTTCAAAAAAAGGGTAAATTGCGTAAAGAGTATGATGATAAGCTAATTGTACTATTAGAAAAAGTGAAGAACGAATGGTTACGTCAGAAGAGAATGGTTGAACAAAGTGTAGAACCATCTCAAGATGTACTTTGTTCTTTAAAAATAGCAGAGGCGAAATATTTCTTCTTGTTAAAAGAGGCAAAACGTCGTCCTGTAAAAATGGAACAATGGTAA
- a CDS encoding pro-sigmaK processing inhibitor BofA family protein has product MNSTIIIGGILALVFIFLVFGVSSKPLRFIGKALFHITLGIALLFIVNVVGTYFDFHIPINLGTAAITSLLGLPGVAALVVIKLYIMPR; this is encoded by the coding sequence ATGAATTCTACAATTATTATTGGTGGTATTCTTGCGTTAGTTTTTATTTTCCTTGTTTTTGGTGTTTCTTCTAAGCCGTTACGATTTATAGGAAAGGCACTCTTTCATATTACGTTAGGAATAGCATTACTCTTTATCGTAAATGTTGTAGGAACATATTTTGATTTTCATATTCCAATTAATTTGGGTACAGCGGCGATCACAAGTTTATTAGGGCTACCCGGTGTTGCTGCATTAGTGGTTATTAAGCTTTATATCATGCCAAGATAA